The following DNA comes from Bartonella sp. M0283.
GCAGCCTTTTTGCAACGAAAGATGATCCTGTTCCTGCAATTCGCGGAATGCTCAAGCAAATTCTTCTTGTTCTTGTCATTGCCTTTGTTCTTCAATTCGGTCTTTTACCGCTTGTCGACGGCTATTTGCCGCTCATGCTTAGTCTGGCACTTGTGCTGATACCTGCCGGTGTCATGATGGCTATTCCGTCAAAATTTGCCATGGGCATGACAATGGCGGTAAACCTGCCCAATCTGTTATTGCTGCAATCCCGCTTGAGCGGCGATTTTTATAATTTCATCAATATCAACACGGCAATGATTCTGGGAATTATTGTCGCTGCTGCAACAGCTTCCATTGTCCGTTCTGTCGGAGCCGAATGGAGTGCATTTCGTCTCATTCGTGCAAGCTGGAACGACATTATCGAAGTGGCGGAAAGACCTACAGACACCAAAGCTTATAACGAACTTTTGCACCGCATGCTTTACCGCTATGGATTGATTGCTCCCCGTTATGCCCTGATACCGATTCATTCACCGGTTCGCCAGACCGACATTCTCAAAGATGTGCGTGTCGGGCTTGATACAATCGAACTGCAACACTTAAAAGAATCGCAAGGGCCGACCAATCGCCAAAATCTTGCCAATGTTCTGGAGGAACTGGCATTCTATTACCGGGTAAGAGTAAACAGCACCGATGTACCCGACGGCAAAGAATTGCTGGAAGCAATTGACACAACACTCGATTGGACACTGGCACTTCCTGATTCGGAAGATCACCAGAAGATTTCGTTTGCATTAACCGGTTTGCGGCAAAATTTGTTTGGTGATGCCGAACCTTACAAAGCAGTCTTGCCTCCAATCTTCAAAGGACATGACTCATGAACCCTGAGGTCGATATTTATGGTGTCTATATTCCGACAATCGGAATTCTGGCACTTGTCAGCTACTTTTTGAATGTTGCCCTCCAACGTTTCATCTTACGAAAAGGGCTGGAACGCTTTATCTGGCACCATGCGCTGTTTGCCGCAGCAACCTATTTCATCATTTTGAGTATTCTTTCTTTCATTGTAACGCGGATTTAACGGATATGAACAAGCTTATAGCCAATTCCGGTCGTATATTTTTCACCCTTGTCATGGCTCTGGTGGCCGGCCTCCTCCTCTGGCAGTTATGGAACTATTACATGAACGACCCATGGACGAGAGACGGTAAAATCAGTGCCGATGTTGTTCGTGTCGCGCCTGATGTTTCCGGTTTTGTAACCGAGGTCCATGTGGTTGATAACCAACAGGTCAAAAAGGGCGATGTTCTTTTCAAGATTGATCAGGCGCGTTTTTCTTTAGCTTATGAAGATGCTCAAGCGATGGTTGACAATGCAAAAGCTGCTCACGATCAGGCAAAACGCGATCTCGAACGCGACCAGAAACTTGATGACAAAACCATCACCCGCCAACAATTGGAAACGGCCGCTATGCAGGAATTACAAACTGCCGCCACTTTGCGTAAGGCAATCGTCCAGCTCGATACGGCAAAGCTTGACCTTGAACGCTCGACAGTTCGTGCTGCTGTCAATGGCAAACTGACCAATTTCTCGCTTCGACCTGGAGAATATGTCACGCAAGGTAAACCGGTCACCGCGCTTGTCGATTCCGATTCGTTTTATGCTTCCGGATATTTTGAAGAAAATAAACTCGACCGCATTCGCATCGGCAGTCGTGCAACGATCCACATTATGGGCTCAAGCACTGTATTAACGGGTGTTGTTGAAGGGTTTGCAGCCGGCATTGAAGACCGTGAACGCACGCAGACGACAAGTCTTCTTGCCAATGTTGCACCAACTTTCAACTGGGTTCGCCTAGCCCAACGTATACCGGTCCGTATCAAGCTTGATCCGGTTCCTGACAATATCCATCTGGTATCGGGGCGTACGATCAGTGTCGCTATTGAAGAAAAGAAGCAATAACCGGTTGATTTTCGTCAAGATTTTTCGTCACTTAACTGCAACAGATTTAACTTTTTTTTACTTTAATCATGAAAAAGGTCTGTCAAAGTGCTGTTCTTTCATTGTCGAAAAATAAACTTCGCTATATGACAACACACAATTTGATATTTACTAATCACATTTGATCGGAGAGATAAAATGTCAGCCAAGAGAGCCACTCTGGTGACTGTTGCAGCTCTTTTCACATTTATTCTTGTCGCTGCAGGTATTGGTTCGGTAGGTGCCGGAAATAACGAATTTATGACCAAAGATGGCTATGGTGTCCATAGCGCCACGCACCAATGACGAAATGAATTTCCGGAATAGATTATATCCGGATTATGAGAATTTGGAAAAGGGGCCTTCTGGCCCCTTCTTTTTTGATTTTGCTTTGTATGATTTTAACGTTTTACAGCTTTCCGTCTGTCCTTCGCCGCTTTTTGGCTTGTTCTTTTGACCCTTGGTTACTCCTTAATTGTTACGCTCTAGAGGCAGCTTTAACCTTGAAATGTCCATTAAGTCCATCAATCCGGTGAGCCCCATAAATCCATTTCAACTGTTCAAACAAACACCATTTCTTTCACTTAAAAAAAAGGCGTGGACGCGCGCGCTCAATGTGGAACGGATTTTTAAATAAAAGAGCTTTTTCCCCCTGTATTCCTATTACCCGAGCATTTCCGGACGAAAAGATAAACACAATAGCTTTTTCAAATCATTTTTATAAATAGACAAATATTGTCTCCAATAAATTATTTTCTTTTTCTAACAGATTTTTAAAAATTTTAAATATATATAAATTTTATTGTAAATATAGCGAAAAAATAAGTATAGTTACATGATATTCAAGAAACGACTACCGTTTTTATCCGGTATTTCGCTCAATTACTTATATTCTTCGTAAATATTCCACTCACCAAAATGACCGGTCTATCAGACTCCCAACACGATAGACCGCAAGCTTAATGCAAGCGCGGGCGCCCGCTGAATGTGATTAAAACCCTACATTGGCTCGGAAAAAGCGGAAACTTTGCCAAGTTCCCGCTCATTATTCGCCAAGTTCCCGCTCATCAATTGCCGCGCGTTACAAAACCGGCCGATTTTGATAATCGATTACCTCACCCTTGATATTCGGACGGATTTGGTCCCAAACGCCCGTCTGAACTGTCAAGCGAAGCTATTGCATCGTGATTGGCGGCAGTCAGCGAAAAATCGAAAATGGAAAAATTTTCTGCCATGCGTTCTGGTGATTGCGATTTCGGAATCGCAATGGTTCCCATTTCCATATGCCAACGCAAAATAATTTGTGCGACAGTCTTATGATGTTCATCGGCAATTTTTTTCAGTACCGGATCATCAAGAAATTGCCCGCGACCAAGTGGTGCCCAAGCTTCTGTCAAAATATTGTTCTTCTCATGGAAAATACGAAGCTGCTTCTGCTGGAAGTGCGGATGCAATTCAACCTGATTAATGGCCGGTGCCACGCCTGTTTCTTTAATGAGTCGTTCAAGGTCAACAATACGAAAATTACAAACACCGATTGAACGAACGCGGTTTTCCTGTTTGAGCCTGATCAACGCTTTCCATGTTTCAACAAAAAGATCACGCGCCGGAACCGGCCAATGAATAAGATAGAGATCAATTGCATTCACGCGCAGACGTTTGGCACTTTCATCGAAAGCCCGCATGGTTTTGTCATAGCCTTGATCGGTATTCGCAACCTTTGTCGTCAGGAAAATGTTTTTTCGTTCGATACCGGATTCGGCGATGCCACGCCCCACCCCTTCTTCATTCTCATAGACTTTCGCTGTATCAATATGCCGGTAACCCGTTTTAATAGCCTGTTTAACAGCATCCTTGGTATCATGGTCCGAAATATTCCAAACACCAAACCCCAGTTGCGGAATGAATAAACCATCATTCATTTTGAGCAAAGGAGCCGATATTTTTTGTGATAATTCTGGCATCTATTCTCCTCGATAATCCATTAAAAATAAATTGTTCCTTCTCCGGCTTTAACGGACAAGTCTATAACCCGACATATTATCAAAATATCATGTATAAAGACGATACTCTAAATCAAGTTCTACTTTTTCTATGATGCGCTTCAACAGGATTGAATGTCAATCAACTACATGGTGTCCTGTGTGTTAAAAAAAGTTTAAACCGAATTTTTCCAAGTAATAGATTCGATTTCAATCGATTAAATTTATTTAATAAAAGGATTTATTTGATTTTAAATTATTTTTTAAAAAAAACGGAAAGATTGATAAAGCCAAGTCTTTCCGGTTTCGGTGAAGTGTTTATCAATTTATGTCTGTAAAATGTTGTTCAATCGCGAAACAACCAGACATCTTCCGGTTTGATAATAATATAAACTTCACCTGTTTCGAGTTTTTCCGGACCACTCGCCTTCAACTCCAACTTCCCGTAATGAAGACGGTATTCCCAACGGTCGCCAAGATAAAGGCTGGCATCAAGATGCATGGGTATTGCGTCCGGAACCGGTTGTTGGCTAACCTTGATATGTTCAAGGCGAATAACGGCTTTGACAGGCTCTCCTATCTTCGCATCTTCGCCTTCCCGCAACATTCCGGTCAAAGACCAGTCTTCAGCGCCAAAAGTGATGAACGCATCGTTTTTTTGCAATATTTGTCCGTGCGCTATGTTGTTGGCGCCAAGAAATTCTGCAGCATAAAAACAATTCGGATTGGAATAAATTTCAATCGGACTACCATGTTGGACTATCCGTCCATTTTGTAACAAAAGGATACGGTCAGCCGCCGCAAGAGCTTCTGTCTGGTCATGGGTCACCAGAATTGCACATATATCAAGTTCAAGAATGAGCTTTCTTATCCAATAGCGTGCTTCTTCACGCAATTTCGCGTCTAGGTTGGACAATGGCTCATCAAGCAACAAGACACGCGGTTCATAGACAACGGCTCTGCAAATTGAAACACGTTGTTGTTGGCCTCCGGAAAGCTCGCTTGGATAACGGTCGGCGAGATGGGAAAGCCCCATTGTTTCAAGGATACGGTCAACGCGATTTTTTATTTCTGCGGCGTCAACGTGACGTAATTTCAAACCATAGGCGACATTTTCACGCACTGTCCGATGCGGCCATAAAGCGTAAGACTGGAAAACAAGCCCGATATCGCGTTGTTCGGGAGGAAGCTGGATATTGGTTTCACTGTCACGGGCAATTTTATCGCCAATTGTGATGCGCCCGACTTCCGGATTTTCCAGTCCTGCTATCGAGCGCAGAAGCGTTGTTTTTCCGGAACCGGAACCGCCAAGCAAAGCTACGATCGAGCCACGTTCGGCAGTAAAATTGACCCCTTTTAAAATTTGCAAACCACCAAGCCACTTTTCGAGGTTTTCTACAACGAGTTCGACATTATGTTCATTATTCATTGATTTTTGCTCCCAATTTCAGGGCTAGAGCCAAAGCAGAGGCAGTCAGGATGACACTGACAAAAGCCAGTGCAGCAATTGTATCCATGGCGCCGGTTTCAAATTGTTGGACAATGAGCGAACCGATCACACCTGTATTCGAGCTCATCAGATAAACGCCGGTCGCATAATCGCGCAAAAACAGGATCATGATGAGCGCCCATGCACCGGTTAGTCCGGGGCGCACCAAGGGCACAACAATATCGCGCCATGTTTTGCCGATGGTCGCACCGCTTACTCTGGCTGCTTCTTCGAGTTCGGGGGAAACTTGTAAGAGCGTGCCTTGTAACAAGCGCAAGCCATAGGCAAGTCCCACAACAATATAAGCAATGAGAAGCGAGAAAAGTGTCGGCCTTAACGGCGTCAAAAAGGGTACAAAAAGGAAAACCCAATAAACCGCAAGACCAATAATAAGACCGGGTAAAGCACGTGGTAGCAACACAATATAGTCAAGCAACCAGCCGCTGAAGCCATAATTGCGATGTCCTGCCAGCCCGATAAGCAGATAGATAAAGACTGCAACGAGAGCACCGAATACACCCAGAATAACTGTATTGATGATACCGGTAGAAAGATTGCGCACCTCAATCAAACGGGAGAAATTCGACAGTGTTAAATGGTCGAATACGTTGACACCTTGTCCCCACGCACTGACAAAAGCGCGTAACGCGATGCCGCCGATAGGGATGATAACTGCAATGAACAACCAGAGTGCTATGATCGACAAAGCAATAATCTGGCCTTTGGCTCCCAATTTCAAAGGTGTCGCTCTTGCCCCTTTACCACCCAAGGCGGCATAACGGCGACTGGCTTTGAGAATTTTGCGTTGCGCAAAAATGAGCGGAAGGGTCAAGACAATTAGCACCATGGCAACGACAGCCATAAGTTGATAGGTCGGCGCACCGAATAATGTTGTCAACTTGTAGATATATGTTGTCAGCACCAGTATACCGTTCGGGTCTCCGAGCACAAGCGGGATGCCGAATTGTTCAAACCCCAGTAACAGATTGAGCGCTGCCGAAAAGACCAGAGCCGGTAACACCATAGGAAGTGTTACATCACGGGAAACGCGAAAAATAGTTGCGCCTGTGGTTCTTGCCGCCTCTTCCAGATCCGACGGTAGATTGTGCATAGAAGCACTCACATAAAGATAAACATAAGGCACATGACTTAAGGCAGTCACCAGAATGATTCCGCCAACCGAATTCATATTCCAGGGAACAAAGCCGAATATTTTGGAAATGAATATGCTGATGAAGCCGGACGGCCCAAGTGCCACTGTGTAGCCGAAAGCCAGCACGATCGAGGAAATAAACATTGGTACCAAAACAAGGATTTCCAATGTCTTGCGGAATTTCAAATCGGTGCGCGCTAGAAGAAATGCAAGAATTCCCCCTGTCGGTACCGAAATAACAACCATACCGAGCGAAATGATAATTGTTGTTATCAATGCGCGGTAAAAATCATAGTCTGTCAGGACAAAACGATAGGCATCCAGACTGAATGCAACATTAGAGATAAAAAAGGCATCGTCGAGAAAACTCTGATAAACAATAAGCCCGACCGGAGAGAGAACCATGATTGCAAGAAGGAAAATGACCGTTGTGCGGTAGATCACCGCATCGGCACGCAATCTTTGCCAGGAAAATCGCCTCGGTGGAGGAGCACTATTCTGTTCCATTTTTATTTTCCGATAATCATTATTCAAAAAAAGAGTGAAATGTGTTGAAGCCGCTAAGTACAGGGCGCAAATCCTGTCTCTCCGACTCGGATAAGCTGGAGCGCTTTTTGCGTTGCCATTAACGGCAATGGATTGCTTGAAATCGCGAGGGAGCGGTGGCAGTCAACCGGTTGAACCGTTCAATGAGGACCGTCCGTCGCCCGATTTTCAAGAAAGCTCATTATTTCGTGTATTGATTCCACTCGCGAAAAAACTTGATGCGGTTTTGTGGCTTGAGGTTGGATAAAAGCCGGTCATCAAGTGCAATAGGTTTGAGATTTCCTCCCACCATTGCCGTCAATGAATCAAGATCAAGTCCACCTTCAATATCGGTTCTGACCGAGGGTAATCCGTGTTTGGATAATGCTGTCTGCCCTTCTTTTGATAACATAAAATCCATGAAGAGGCGT
Coding sequences within:
- a CDS encoding DUF1656 domain-containing protein — its product is MNPEVDIYGVYIPTIGILALVSYFLNVALQRFILRKGLERFIWHHALFAAATYFIILSILSFIVTRI
- a CDS encoding HlyD family secretion protein, which encodes MNKLIANSGRIFFTLVMALVAGLLLWQLWNYYMNDPWTRDGKISADVVRVAPDVSGFVTEVHVVDNQQVKKGDVLFKIDQARFSLAYEDAQAMVDNAKAAHDQAKRDLERDQKLDDKTITRQQLETAAMQELQTAATLRKAIVQLDTAKLDLERSTVRAAVNGKLTNFSLRPGEYVTQGKPVTALVDSDSFYASGYFEENKLDRIRIGSRATIHIMGSSTVLTGVVEGFAAGIEDRERTQTTSLLANVAPTFNWVRLAQRIPVRIKLDPVPDNIHLVSGRTISVAIEEKKQ
- a CDS encoding aldo/keto reductase — its product is MPELSQKISAPLLKMNDGLFIPQLGFGVWNISDHDTKDAVKQAIKTGYRHIDTAKVYENEEGVGRGIAESGIERKNIFLTTKVANTDQGYDKTMRAFDESAKRLRVNAIDLYLIHWPVPARDLFVETWKALIRLKQENRVRSIGVCNFRIVDLERLIKETGVAPAINQVELHPHFQQKQLRIFHEKNNILTEAWAPLGRGQFLDDPVLKKIADEHHKTVAQIILRWHMEMGTIAIPKSQSPERMAENFSIFDFSLTAANHDAIASLDSSDGRLGPNPSEYQG
- a CDS encoding ABC transporter ATP-binding protein, giving the protein MNNEHNVELVVENLEKWLGGLQILKGVNFTAERGSIVALLGGSGSGKTTLLRSIAGLENPEVGRITIGDKIARDSETNIQLPPEQRDIGLVFQSYALWPHRTVRENVAYGLKLRHVDAAEIKNRVDRILETMGLSHLADRYPSELSGGQQQRVSICRAVVYEPRVLLLDEPLSNLDAKLREEARYWIRKLILELDICAILVTHDQTEALAAADRILLLQNGRIVQHGSPIEIYSNPNCFYAAEFLGANNIAHGQILQKNDAFITFGAEDWSLTGMLREGEDAKIGEPVKAVIRLEHIKVSQQPVPDAIPMHLDASLYLGDRWEYRLHYGKLELKASGPEKLETGEVYIIIKPEDVWLFRD
- a CDS encoding iron ABC transporter permease, translated to MEQNSAPPPRRFSWQRLRADAVIYRTTVIFLLAIMVLSPVGLIVYQSFLDDAFFISNVAFSLDAYRFVLTDYDFYRALITTIIISLGMVVISVPTGGILAFLLARTDLKFRKTLEILVLVPMFISSIVLAFGYTVALGPSGFISIFISKIFGFVPWNMNSVGGIILVTALSHVPYVYLYVSASMHNLPSDLEEAARTTGATIFRVSRDVTLPMVLPALVFSAALNLLLGFEQFGIPLVLGDPNGILVLTTYIYKLTTLFGAPTYQLMAVVAMVLIVLTLPLIFAQRKILKASRRYAALGGKGARATPLKLGAKGQIIALSIIALWLFIAVIIPIGGIALRAFVSAWGQGVNVFDHLTLSNFSRLIEVRNLSTGIINTVILGVFGALVAVFIYLLIGLAGHRNYGFSGWLLDYIVLLPRALPGLIIGLAVYWVFLFVPFLTPLRPTLFSLLIAYIVVGLAYGLRLLQGTLLQVSPELEEAARVSGATIGKTWRDIVVPLVRPGLTGAWALIMILFLRDYATGVYLMSSNTGVIGSLIVQQFETGAMDTIAALAFVSVILTASALALALKLGAKINE